From the Hemicordylus capensis ecotype Gifberg chromosome 1, rHemCap1.1.pri, whole genome shotgun sequence genome, the window cttaattttttaaaaaaattctgtgtaaactgctttgagaacttgtgttgaaaagtggtatataagtagtagcagcagcagcagcacaattgAACTTGCTTGTGTGAGTTGGGGGCTCAAGTACTTTTATTTCAGGCATCCAGCCTGCCTGGAACTGCCAGTGGTAGCAGTGAAAACCCTTCTTGGAGGAATCTGGGGGTGTAAAGGCTTGGAAAGTAACATTTCTCACATTGCTGTTGATGGTGTTtcagttgtgtttatttttagattgtagacagggagccattttctcaattattttgctatgtaaacttttTTGTGCTCAAGTTAATTCTCAACTCTCGGTGGAAAAGGAAAGCTATTACCATGTTACATTCAAAAGAGGGTTGCACAATGCTGCATATAGCTTGAATCTGCTATAAGCAGCACTAATCATATGACCCAGAGGGAAGGCAAAACAAAGCAATGCCATGCAAATAGGTGTTGTGGCCTTGTCAGTCCATTAGCACTACTTTGAAATGCCAACTTAGAATTGTGGGTAGGCCAGTTAgccagggccggtgccagactatttgcgacccctctgaggtctgcattctgcgcccctctgagttcTGCGCCCTAAGCAGCTCCCTAGTTGGCCTGATGGTAACACCGGCCCTGCAGTTAGCACTGAGGAGTGACTTTTAATAATTGGACAATCTGGGCAGGAGAACAAAGCTGCCtccaaaaataaagaaagagggttttctgattccttctcattctttttctctaGTCATAAGTCTAAAGTATTTTGGTTATCATGGCTATGGACAGAGgcgctctcacccctggacttccggactgaagtccagggcatccagtccccttgggggtccccaaatcctttttgtctgtcccaggtggtgtggtcacgttaaaaatgtgtgtgaaatagtgtttgtgtgtgagagaggagccttcaaaaacctttaggtctatgctccaaaattccctaggtgccACTCTGATTATGGAACCGGTTGTCCAAGAGCCACTGAAAACATATCTAGAAAATCAGAAGTAATTTCAAAGGCTCAACATAGATTAAAAGCCACTCAGAGAAATGTCACAATGGAACTCAGGAGGAACAATGGTCCATTGGGACATGACCTCACTTGTTACACCTCCCCTTTGCTCACTCATCGGTCACATGAGCAGAGGTGCTATCTGGGAGCAGAAGCATATGCTTTTCTCTGCTCTGTTACAGTGTTGTATATTGACATATACAACATATATagttgtattatattattattatattacatatatCGTTGTATATATGTTGTATATACAACATATATAGTTGTATATAGAGAGAGTATAATATATTGACaaaaagagatagaaagaaagcGTGCATACGTGCATCTGTGTTTGTGCTTAGGCTTTCTGTTAGTGAGAGAAACAAAGGGAGCAAGATGTAAGTAGGATTCCATAGAGGTTTCTACTTTTTGATTCTATCATTCTTATTGTGATTACAGGAGAGCCTTGGGGCTTCCTCCTCTCTATCTAAGGCAAGCATCTTTTTAATAGAGGTTGTCCTCAGGGCATGCTCTAATGCTTCAATACACCTGTGTGTGTATCTTCATAAGTCCAGGTGCTGGACCATTCATTTGACCCTTTTAAGCAaaggctagtgccacctactggctggacatattagagcAACATTTCCTAACAGGTGGCCCAAGCTCAGTCTAGGGGCAAAGAGCAGGAGGACCCTGCAAGCCTCACCTCTCATCTTCTTTCCACTCGGTTCTAGGCTGCAAAGGCTGCGGACCCTCCTGCGTAATCGGAGGCCCAAGTCTGGTCCACCAGAAAGAAGCAGCAAGAGAAAAAAAGAGGGTGCCACAGTTCCCATGGCTGCTCATCCCAAGAGCTGGCACTTCATTGCCTGCTGCAGAAAACCAAAAGAGCAACAGGAACCTGAGCAGCAGGGGGGGGTTGGCATCAGCACTCCACCAGCCCCTCCCAGAGCAAAATGGTATCATctctgcaggaggagggaggctgtCGCTCTCAAGAATGGGagggatgcacacaaacacaGGCAAAACTCCAGAGGACTTGAAAACCTGTCTGGAGGTAAGGAGATGctcaggattgggggggggggatttagggGTTAAGAATCTTAGAAACTGAGGCcaataggtgaggctgggaggcagagcaggTTCCCAGGTCGctatactcttcctaaacaaagagggatccagtgagaagaaactgggtcctttttggaggaaggacacagatgggtgcattaatATGTCTGCACATTCTTCATGTTCTTTCCCCCATATTCATCAGTGAGCGGTATGCACTGCTCCCTCGACTCCTCAGACCAGTCCCAGATGGAGAACCTAGAACTGGTTGAGGAGGTCATGGTGGACCGCTCAACACAGACGGTCTGGGAAGACCAAAGTGAAACTGAGAGGCAAAGCTCCAGAGCAGATTggaaccagtctggaggtgaggagatgctcaggatttggggggatttaggggttgggaatggagaatcttagaaattgaggccaataggtgaggctgggaggcaaAGCAGGTTCCCAGGTCGctatactcttcctaaacaaagagggttccagtgagaagaaactgggtcctttttggaagaaggacacagatgggtgcattaatATGTCTCCACATCCTTCATGTTCTTTCCCCCATATTCATCAGTGAGCAGTATGCACTGCTCCCTCGTCTCAGACCAATCCCAGCTGGAGGACCATAAACTGGATGAGGAGCTAACCGTGGGCAGCCCAAAAGAGCGGGTCTCCAGATGGGAAAACATGGGCTACACGGACAGCCAAAGCTCCAGAGCAGTTTggaaccagtctggaggtgaggagatgctcaggaattggggggatttaggggttgagaatcttagaaattgaggccaataggtgaggctgggaggcagagcaggttccaaggtagctatactcttcctaaacaaagagggtTTCAGTGAGAAGAACCTGGgtcctttttggaagaaggacacagatgggtgcattaatatgtctgcacattcttcctgttctttcccccagattCAGTGGTCAGCAGCATGTACTGCTCCCTTTTCTCCTCCAGCTCCTACCACTCTGaggtggaggactggaaagtggatGAGGATCTCATGGAAATCATACACAGGCAtatggaggacagagaggaggtacAAAACCCCACATCCCAGGTGCTTCCTCCACAGGTTGCTTCCATGTTCTGGACCTTTACCTTCCCAATTGCTTTTCTGCCATcagatggaagggagggggggtgggCACGAACGGTGGTTCCACATGACATGTCATATAGGACTGTCACGGTGATATTCCCTGTGAAAATCAGCAATGCCTCTCCCTACCGTCATGATCTTACTGCATGATGAGACTCAGAATTAAGCCCCATTCAGCACCTGCTCCTTTAtttcatttctgcctcctcagtcctcactcctttctttccaagtggcttcTGCAACTTGGGCTGATTCAGAGGCACAGAAGTGAACAGGAAACAACTGAGACAAGGGGCAGAAGCCTATTTAAGGATTTCCTTTAAGGGACGGAAGTCCTGGGAAGCCTCCAGAGTGCCGTGCCTGGATATTCTGGCTCTGCCCTTGCATTTTAACTCCCAAATTGCACCACAAAGAGGGTGTGGAAAAAGACAAGAGGGCATCATTGGAATTACTGGAAAGTGCTGGGTTGCCCTTCCCTCCGTGTCATCTGGATCCCCTGAAAACACTGAATGGAGGAAATGTGTGCctctggggggaaatgactggagCAGAAGCAGCCACGGAGCCCAGAACAGTTTCCATAGTAGCCTACAGGATCCCACCCCTTTTGATTCCATCCCCTTTTCAGTTCTGCCATCTCTCTGTGCACTAGCAGAATGCTATGCAGGGTGGGAAAGTCCTCAATTCCTCTCTCATTCAGAGCCACCGCGGGATGGGTGCTGGACTCTATCAGAATGTCCTCTCTTACCTAACTGCTTGACTCTCTTGCAACTTCAGAGAGCCAGCAATCAGGATGAGGATGTCCATTTCCTCGCGGTCCTCTGTGCTTGCTGCAAGGCTGCATATAAGAGCGGCCAGGAGACTCTGGATCTCCCCTACACCAAAGGACAACTGATAAAGGAAATCGTGGTGAGTGAGAAAGAGGACCAGAAATCGAGTGAAAAGATGGAAGTTAAATAAGGGGTGGGACTGGGAGGTCAACACATTTGTGTTACCAATGTAGATTCCGCCTTTTAACACCAAACTTctcccagggcagctcacaagctTATCTTGAGAAAGTTCTGTAAAAGAAAGGCTTGCGGATTTGCTAGAGAGTAGGACAATGCAGCCTTTTGGAACAGGACCACTAAGTCcacttaaaaacagccacaagaCTGCAGTGTACTTATAATTCCCACTCAAGGGAGTTAAGTGGTCGATCAAGATATAGACAAGTGCTTTGGAAGGAAGGTTGGAAGGTTGGGTGAGGTTGGAAGGAAAGCTCAAGAGTGGGCTGAAATAACCCCTACTAGGAAGCATCATGAATTGATGCTTCTCTGCTCTGTTTTGGCCCTTGGTCTTTCTCAGGTTGTGATGGAGAAGTCCCCTGTGCAGTCTGGGCCTACCATTCTCCTGCTTTATGCCATGGCTGCCGTCTCCTGCCTCAGGTATCttttctgggagaagggggatctcTCTTCACAATAAGCCAAGATGACTAGCAAAAGGGGTGCAGTGAAAGGGGCGAGTGAGGGGAGAAAACCTTCAGACCTGCTCAAAAGCCCCAGAGCAGTTCAAATAAAGGGGAGAGACACGGGCAGAAAAGGAAATGGAAATTGCCTATAAAAAAGAAGGGGTCTTCCCTTTGGCCCACAACACTATCAGTACAAGTGGCTGGAAAAAGAACGGGGATGTATTGGCTCTGTGATGGCCCCAGCGGAGTTTTGATTCCTCTGgaagctgctgaaaataaaatattttttaatgctgGACATACagtaatttgggctaagccagaatgcaaaGCCATAATTCGGGAGGGAACAGAGTCGTGTCTGAACTGGCCCGATAGCCTGCaacgactttggggtaaatccagctgatatgtggactcacgctctctattctggaggagattcgaactaaaagccatgtgtgtaaaagctccaggtaggacttgggggggagcaaggtgaggcagcaatttgcacctcacctcaggctccCAAATGCCTTGGGCTGCACCTGAGGATgacagcctctcccccaccctgcataaCTTAACTTCCCCCTCTACCCTGCCAGCAAAATCAAGCCTCCAACTGACCCAGAGCTAGAGTCTGCGATCCTGCGCTTCGCTGTTCGCGGGGTCATAGAGGTGCAAGCAGGACATGTCCACAAACAGGTACATTCTTATGGAATTCATCAAACACACCTCCTGGAGCCATGATTGTTAATTCCCTGAGATACCTTCTATCTTCAGGGGTGCAAAGGGAAAAAAAGCAGAGGAGGTGATTCACGGGTGCTCACACAGTCTCTTTCCACCTCCTTCATTGTATGGCCCGTGGGCCGCTGGTGGCCTCGACTTTCCTGTCCTCACCCCCGGCTGACGAGGCCCATGCTCCCCCATGCCTTCTGCTGTGCCTTCTGAGTAGCAGCGAGAGACGGGAAAGCCAGGAAGGTGCCTGGAGAGCCCCCTCAGTGTGCACACTCCCCGCTCGCCACTGGGTCACATGCTGCTAGGGGTGGGGGCACTGGACCAATCACAGGCCTGTGGCAGAAGGCAGAAGGAGATGTGGAAGTGGCAGCAGAATGGGCGAGTGCCGGCAGCCTCTGCCGCATAACCAGTGAAGGTCACTGGTCTCTTTTGTCATCCGGAATCCATGGAATGGCTTTGATGGAAGGCTCTCGCCTTGACTGTGCTGAGCTCCTCTTTGTTGACATGCTGGAGGGCGGGGCCTGGGGGGAGTGCCGCAAttacacactggctctctcttttctttcaggcTCTGCACAAACTCGCAGCAGACAATCTGGAACTGatgctgaggggttttttgtcAGAGGCCCCAACCACACAGCATCTCTTGTCCCTCCTGGAGGTAAGAACATTGAAGAGGTGGTGAGGTGGGAAGGAGAGCATGGCAGGGAGAGATGGACACCTGGGCCACATGTAGTCAGCGGGAATGCCCACCATGCACCACTGTGgctcttctgtgattggcagcccaACGGAAAAGGCAGGAACATCATGCGCAATCTCATACAACATGCTGTTGAACAGCATCACATATGCTCTACACATCTCTGAATAAAAGCTTGATCAGGAACAGTATCCCCAAATCAAAGAGACGCAGGAGAGAAACAACTGAGCAGACTCACCTGTTCCATCCTAGAGATCTCTGGGAAGCCACTCACTTCCTCTCCTGGACACAAAGGGCTAGACTATACATGCACAGACTCAAGAGGTAAAGCTTCTCCTTGAAAGCACCACTTTAGGGAGCAGGTGGCTGAGCAGATACTTAAATGCTCCCTGTGGCAAATCAGTACTGCCCTTGACCCTGACTCCCCCCAAAAGCAGTCTCAACTTGACTCTTAGCCAATCTAAGGGCATAGGGGAAGAACTGCCACCAGCTCTGTGAAGAAATTCTGCTATACGTGTACAGGAGTGGCTGGAGGAATAGTTTCAAATCCAGGCAAAGGGGCATGAGAAAGCTAGATAGGTCCCTCACAGGTGCATCACACAGGCTTCTGACACCTCAGTATGAGCAGTTGACAGATTCCCACAGAAAAacagagggcagaggaggagaggtgagaATGGGAGGAAATCCGACTCCTTCTTTCCAGACCAGAGGCTTCACTGGAGTCCCTGACTAAGTCCATGCGGGAGGCAGTTGTGTGATGAGGCACGGGGATAGTCAAGAGTTCAGAAGGCGTGACAGAGACAAAAGGAACTTAAAAACAGGACTATGACTCCCTGTTTCCTGGAAAGAGCCCTGAGAAGCCAAGCATTCCTTTTATACGAAAcatacctgtttgtttgtttgtttgtttgttcaatttctataccgcccttccaaaatggctcaggaaaataataaataaataagatggatccctgtccccaaagggctcacaatctaaaaagaaatgtaagcgagacaccaacaacagtcacggaaggtactgtgctgggggtggatagggtcagttgctaaATAAagtcaggcttttggtttatcattttaaagctttaggttttagagtttttaatctgtgttctaAACTCTTTTAATTGGGTTAATATTTTAACAGgggtttttttaagattgtgaactgtATAGGGACTTGCATCTGGGGTGGTATAGGGCCatgttaaatactgtaaataaataaatgttagctgCATGTAATGAGATTCTGCGGTGCTGTTTCTCTTTCAGCACATCAACATCTGGATCCTCTCCAGGAATGCCCAGGAGAGAGCACGAGCCAGCAAACAATGCGCCAGCTTGCTCCGCTTTAGTGTCATGATGCCTGATTGTGATGTGAGTATTACCACACACAGGTTGGCATAACTTGGTTTTGAAGGCCAAGAGAGTCCTTGTTTTGGGAGGCAACCATAGCAAGAGAAGCAAGTGGAAATCCTTATTCTCTTCTTGCTTTGTGGAGTGAGTCTGAAGGCTGGACTCCTTGCATCGAAGTGGCCTGAAGACTTGTCCCAGTCTCTGGAGCTGTTTCCTTTTGAGCTCACATTTGTCCCTTCGATTTGAGGGCAACAGAGGGAAAGCCAAGAATCAAAGTGGGGAAGTGAGATTGGCCTTGTCTGCACCTTCCTCTGGTCTCCGAAGACCAGAGATGCATttcatggagctctgaaaccaggcacagttcTAGCTCAGGATAGCGGGACTCTGTGTACTAAATTCAAAGCGAATCAGTCACttggctgatttttaattttttttttcctgacagggagggcatttcacttttttcttttttaatttccctgttgatcttgcacaagactgcaatcagccaccaggtggcagccttgtgcaagagcaacagggaaagcaccctccctgtctaaaaaattattaaaaatcaaaccattGTCTCAAGggcttcaaatttaatacacagaATCCTGCTATCATGTGCTACAACAGAGCTTGGTTTAagagctccatggccagccctCCCCAACTTAAGAAtttttttataattttccattGATTCCTAcgttagaaaacaaaacaaaaaacacccttgtAGCTGGCAATAGAGACATGTCACAGCTTGGCCAAGATCCATgacaaattaattttaattttaaaaaaatgagttgagcttttcaggaaggaagaatttttaaaattaaagaaaaaatagaaatgaatgaatggaagttgattccagggcacaggaaacaagtctgcccagagtgctatcatgtcagcAAAGACTCGGCAAAGCCAcccctccatctcatcttgatccACTTTATCTGTGgggtctctccacacatcagCATCGTATCTGCAGAATGACAGAGTATCCCAGGAAAACATTTTAGGAAGTGCAACTCTTTTTGGATGCAGATACTCTGAATTAAGCTCCATTTGTAAAGATAAAACCTGTATAATTCCGCTTTGCTAGGTGAACAGTACCTTGCTGACATAGTAATGAATTTGGTCTAAATCCCACCCTCATAGGAATGCACCCCAAGCCCCATGCGGAAAAGCTccaggagggggcaggcagagtAAGAGAGAGGTGATAGTTAAAAATCAGTTGGATGACAATTGGTCAGACAATGAAGAGGGAGAAGCTAAGCTGGAGGCTTGGGACAAGGGAGGAGTAGTGAACAGGAGGGACTTTTCTGGAGAAGAGAGAAGTCAGGCTTAAGGAGAGGCAGAGGATAAATCCAGAGAGGCGGAGGGTAGATCTGAACGTCCTGAGAGGGGAGGCACATCAGGAAGAAAGCAATCAGGTTAGGCACCTAACCCCTATGTGGAGAGGAGGAAAAGTAAGAAAGAAACTCAGAACATTTCTGTAAGCTGTAAGTTATAAAAATTTAACATCATTCTGAAACCACTATGCTAATGTACATCTGAAACCTTGTTGTAACCATCACgcttagattccccccccccgcaaaaaaacaaataaaacttgTTACTTAGGTatgttttatttcctctccctCAACACCAGCAGAAGGACTATGCTATCAcacaaacaagatggggggaaagtgagAGTTGGTCTCAGATCCTTTCTAATGAGGTCTGAGTGGTGGTAGCAAAGTTACTCTTGGCAGCAACGTTACTCACAGGCCTCTTATCCTTTCATCTCAGAGCTAAATGGGCTTCTTTCAGCCTGACGTGTGGCAGAGTTTGCTCTTCTGGCAACATACCTGTAggtcaagggcgtagcaaggttggagtgggcccagagacgagattttaaaaagccccccccctcaaagtccagggcctccacacaccccaggcccccaaggatttaagtctgatatttcaaaatatgtatgctgcctagaaatatatttcactgaagacacacacacacacttcacaatagatagtgatatacattgagtactatatatttgtgctacttttaatgcccagaacacactagaaacactaattattaaaatgggaccctcgctgcaaattagcaaaggagactttcaaccatgcagggtgagcctatgtctgttttctcagaattctgagtaaattcagtaaagtttgattgcaggaggtttttcacaggaggcttttaaagcccttttacacacttctcctctggaatggaggtgctgcattcacatgttggccagattgaccctgaagtccctgcgagttactggggagcagttcacacataagaaaaataaaagaaaagaaaagcaccgcacatgcttcacagttctcactcagaccttctgggttgcaaaacaagccAGCAAATATTCCAAGcggttttaaattaaatattcagagacgtcTCAGTCTCTCCCTGTCCACatcaaagccccatggcaagcagatccctatatatggtcaggggggtgaccacaaaaaggagtccaccttctacctggcaaatgctgggctgggcagaggggtctgctgcagagagctgtgggggccactctgcctgcctgcctgcctccttccttccttccttccttgcttggggcctccctttaagcctactccagttcaggcttcactgaggcctacacggaggcctccctggaagccccgcccacccacccatcagctgagaggcgcccgggagaaaaggagctcttggcagctggcctgctgcttcGATGGCCccccaggaggacaagcaggagagaggcaagcagggcaactggctgaggggccttggggctgggcagggggcagtggggagtccTGTGAGGTATCCCTGgttgggcccccaggcaaccgcctccccttgcctaatggtagttacgcccctgctgtaggTATCCAGTTCATCCTGTCACCAACCCCTTgccaagacagagaggaaaatgcaCCCTCTTGGAGGGGCCTGCTTGTCTATTCACGTTAGGAAGGGAAGAGATGACTGGTCTACCCAACCCAGGAATATCCATTGCCCATGAAAGAAGGGGAAGGGCTGACAAAGCAATGTGGATGACAGAGATCCCTCTCATTTTCCTTCCTGCTAGAACTCTGCAGAACTCCCCAGTTTGGGCCACCATGTGGCGAAACTTGGAATCTGCATAATGGATTGCAGGAAGGATGTCAACCGaaacgccagggagggaatctaccGGCTCCTAGAAGTACTTCTCCACCACAAAGGTAAGGAAGCTGGTGAGACCAACACTGCTTTCTCGATTATTATGTGTTCTATAACAAATGCCTTAGTTTCAAATACCAGTAAATAAGATTATAGCCCCTGGTCTTTTGTCTTGGTCCATTTATATCCACTGATTTCAGCCGAGTCCCTCAAAAGGTGCTTCAATAAGGGTGTGTCCTCCACAAAGATGACTCTGCTAGTGAGTGACCAGCAGCTGATTCAGCTGGATTTCCTCATCTCCCCTTCTCCACTAGACCCCATCCTATGAGCAAACATGGAGACAATGAGTATACAGGCCCTCTCgtaaaccagactcgaacctctTATTTCTCAAGTCTGGCTTCGGACCACTGCTGCAGTGAGCCATGGCGGGGTTCAGGCAATTCCTCTTGGGGGGGAATCCGGAAAGACTCCCAGCCATTCTGTCAGAAACCCCCTATGTCATCAGGATGTATAAATATTTAGCCCCTGATGTTTCCTTCTCaggccagagcagcagagaagctgG encodes:
- the LOC128339986 gene encoding maestro heat-like repeat-containing protein family member 1 isoform X1 — translated: MFFPPYSSVSGMHCSLDSSDQSQMENLELVEEVMVDRSTQTVWEDQSETERQSSRADWNQSGVSSMHCSLVSDQSQLEDHKLDEELTVGSPKERVSRWENMGYTDSQSSRAVWNQSGDSVVSSMYCSLFSSSSYHSEVEDWKVDEDLMEIIHRHMEDREERASNQDEDVHFLAVLCACCKAAYKSGQETLDLPYTKGQLIKEIVVVMEKSPVQSGPTILLLYAMAAVSCLSKIKPPTDPELESAILRFAVRGVIEVQAGHVHKQALHKLAADNLELMLRGFLSEAPTTQHLLSLLEHINIWILSRNAQERARASKQCASLLRFSVMMPDCDNSAELPSLGHHVAKLGICIMDCRKDVNRNAREGIYRLLEVLLHHKGQSSREAGELWSRRWQEEERILAYLNTARVGEVFREIFNKDQERSFLRTTIWAINHPVHRVKEAGLILLYSLLGKADALMGYEEEEIRRKIWRRLRQIKESKGLPEEIEGILKNQGNLYFQGIGEGKTTSLESQCR
- the LOC128339986 gene encoding maestro heat-like repeat-containing protein family member 1 isoform X2, with translation MFFPPYSSVSGMHCSLDSSDQSQMENLELVEEVMVDRSTQTVWEDQSETERQSSRADWNQSGVSSMHCSLVSDQSQLEDHKLDEELTVGSPKERVSRWENMGYTDSQSSRAVWNQSGDSVVSSMYCSLFSSSSYHSEVEDWKVDEDLMEIIHRHMEDREERASNQDEDVHFLAVLCACCKAAYKSGQETLDLPYTKGQLIKEIVVVMEKSPVQSGPTILLLYAMAAVSCLSKIKPPTDPELESAILRFAVRGVIEVQAGHVHKQALHKLAADNLELMLRGFLSEAPTTQHLLSLLEHINIWILSRNAQERARASKQCASLLRFSVMMPDCDNSAELPSLGHHVAKLGICIMDCRKDVNRNAREGIYRLLEVLLHHKGQSSREAGELWSRRWQEEERILAYLNTARVGEVFREIFNKDQERSFLRTTIWAINHPVHRVKEAGLILLYSLLGKADALMGYEEEEIRRKIWRRLRQIKESKGLPEEIEGILKNQGDLLMDLGVVAKPTNLP
- the LOC128339986 gene encoding maestro heat-like repeat-containing protein family member 1 isoform X3; protein product: MFFPPYSSVSGMHCSLDSSDQSQMENLELVEEVMVDRSTQTVWEDQSETERQSSRADWNQSGVSSMHCSLVSDQSQLEDHKLDEELTVGSPKERVSRWENMGYTDSQSSRAVWNQSGDSVVSSMYCSLFSSSSYHSEVEDWKVDEDLMEIIHRHMEDREERASNQDEDVHFLAVLCACCKAAYKSGQETLDLPYTKGQLIKEIVVVMEKSPVQSGPTILLLYAMAAVSCLSKIKPPTDPELESAILRFAVRGVIEVQAGHVHKQALHKLAADNLELMLRGFLSEAPTTQHLLSLLEHINIWILSRNAQERARASKQCASLLRFSVMMPDCDNSAELPSLGHHVAKLGICIMDCRKDVNRNAREGIYRLLEVLLHHKGQSSREAGELWSRRWQEEERILAYLNTARVGEVFREIFNKDQERSFLRTTIWAINHPVHRVKEAGLILLYSLLGKADALMGYEEEEIRRKIWRRLRQIKESKGLPEEIEGDLLMDLGVVAKPTNLP